One region of Primulina tabacum isolate GXHZ01 chromosome 1, ASM2559414v2, whole genome shotgun sequence genomic DNA includes:
- the LOC142519197 gene encoding uncharacterized protein LOC142519197 — protein MNINSFAQLCYSLTHVGGLDHSTYVRIEEKVAMFLSILAHHKKKNRVIGHDYIRSGQTINTHFHEVLGSVLKLHTILLVKPSPTDETCTDETWKWFEGCVGALDGTYINVNVPILEKGKYRTRKGTIVVNVLEVCNRDMNLIYALCGWEGLAADARVLRDALSRDDGLKVERGYYYLCDNGYANVQGFLTPYRRVPYYRDAWGNRTNAPQNYKNSSIGDTAKLGM, from the exons ATGAACATAAATTCATTTGCACAACTATGTTACTCGTTAACTCATGTCGGCGGGCTGGATCATTCTACATATGTTAGGATTGAAGAAAAGGTGGCTATGTTTTTGTCCATTTTGGctcatcataaaaaaaaaaaccgagtGATCGGTCATGATTATATACGAAGTGGTCAAACAATCAACACACATTTCCATGAAGTCTTGGGGTCAGTACTGAAGCTACATACTATACTGCTTGTCAAACCTTCCCCTACCGATGAAACCTGCACTGACGAGACGTGGAAATGGTTCGAG GGTTGTGTTGGTGCGTTGGATGGTACATATATAAATGTGAATGTGCCTATTTTAGAGAAAGGAAAGTACAGAACCAGAAAAGGAACCATAGTAGTGAATGTTTTGGAAGTGTGCAACCGAGATATGAACCTCATTTATGCGCTTTGTGGGTGGGAAGGATTGGCAGCGGATGCTCGAGTTCTTCGTGATGCATTATCACGTGATGACGGACTTAAAGTTGAAAGAG GTTATTACTATTTGTGCGACAATGGATATGCAAACGTCCAGGGATTCTTGACTCCATATAGAAGAGTACCATACTATAGGGATGCTTGGGGCAATCGCACAAATGCTCCACAAAATTATAAAAACTCTTCAATTGGAGACACAGCAAAGCTAGGAATGTGA